The Ranitomeya variabilis isolate aRanVar5 chromosome 7, aRanVar5.hap1, whole genome shotgun sequence genome includes a window with the following:
- the NFE2L2 gene encoding nuclear factor erythroid 2-related factor 2 isoform X1 produces the protein MMEIELPPSKQSQQDMDLIDILWKQDIDLGVGREVFDYNQRQKEYELEKQKKLEKEHQEQLLKEQEKAYYSHLALDEETGEFIPVQQPAPMEAVLDTQTVTGSLQGKSHLERELSFDECLKMFTDTFQYEAPEMTFQAAMVPNSQINNSEGFNTQQPPIPDSLQSTTLTTELVEEIDQAWEELLSIPELQQCLNSHIDSFGDLSLYSNSDSMTETSNDYIFHNPLLNLEKPAEDVAPVFPNDFVGSFASNVPTVNTNSTINIESFCDDLFNLVDPKETNVPLTTDNSGQSFTKLLNEPIDITDFSSCKAFNVNSPTECNDSDSGISINTSPCATSPGQSMSSSIYGDPHYGYSDSEMEDMDSTIETVQQNPAEKFPVPFADDTFYALSPLVPLDTCFDIEAQNPPENELPVKPDQSKAPFTKDKSISRLEARFSRDEQRAKALKVPFSVDKIVNLPVDDFNALMSKHQFNEAQLALIRDIRRRGKNKVAAQNCRKRKMENIVELESDLDKLKYEKEKLLAEKGEYNSSLHLLKKQLGTLYMDVFRKLRDEDGNPYSHQEYSLQQTKDGNVFLVPKAKKIEIKEEQI, from the exons GATATGGATCTCATTGACATCCTGTGGAAGCAAGACATTGATCTAGGTGTTGGTCGTGAAGTTTTTGACTACAACCAAAGACAGAAAGAATATGAGCTGGAAAAGCAAAAGAAGCTCGAAAAGGAGCATCAAGAACAGCTACTCAAGGAACAAGAAAAAGCATATTACTCCCATCTGGCTCTAGATGAGGAGACTGGAGAATTCATTCCCGTTCAGCAGCCGGCACCCATGGAGGCTGTGCTAGATACACAAACAGTCACAGGTTCCTTGCAG GGTAAATCTCATCTGGAGCGAGAACTCTCCTTTGATGAGTGCTTGAAGATGTTTACTGATACATTCCAGTATGAG GCACCAGAAATGACTTTCCAAGCTGCAATGGTTCCGAATTCTCAGATCAATAACAGCGAGGGCTTTAACACACAGCAGCCCCCTATACCAGACAGTTTGCAGAGCACTACCCTCACTACAGAACTCGTGGAAGAAATTGACCAAGCGTGGGAAGAATTGCTGTCTATCCCCGAGCTGCAG CAGTGTCTGAACAGTCACATCGACAGCTTTGGTGACCTGAGCTTGTATTCAAATTCAGACTCCATGACTGAAACCTCAAACGACTACATATTTCACAATCCATTGCTGAACCTAGAAAAACCAGCAGAGGACGTCGCTCCTGTTTTCCCTAATGACTTTGTAGGTTCTTTTGCCTCTAATGTACCCACAGTGAACACAAATTCAACAATCAATATAGAATCATTTTGCGATGATCTTTTTAACCTTGTGGATCCCAAAGAGACCAATGTGCCTTTGACGACGGACAATTCGGGCCAGTCGTTCACTAAACTTCTAAATGAACCCATAGATATCACAGACTTTTCATCGTGTAAAGCATTTAATGTGAACAGTCCAACAGAATGTAACGATTCTGATTCAGGGATCTCCATTAACACAAGTCCATGTGCTACGTCACCTGGCCAGTCCATGAGTTCCTCTATATACGGAGACCCACATTATGGATACAGCGACTCCGAGATGGAAGATATGGACAGCACGATTGAAACTGTGCAACAAAATCCAGCAGAGAAATTTCCTGTGCCCTTTGCAGACGACACGTTCTACGCGCTCTCGCCTCTTGTACCCCTGGACACATGCTTTGACATAGAAGCTCAGAATCCACCAGAAAACGAACTACCGGTTAAACCGGATCAAAGTAAAGCTCCATTTACAAAAGACAAGTCAATAAGTCGCCTGGAAGCTCGTTTCAGTAGAGACGAGCAAAGAGCGAAAGCTCTAAAAGTACCGTTCTCTGTGGATAAAATTGTTAATCTTCCCGTGGATGACTTCAATGCCTTAATGTCCAAGCATCAGTTCAATGAAGCTCAGCTTGCTCTCATTCGAGACATACGCCGGCGTGGCAAAAACAAAGTAGCGGCTCAGAACTGCCGGAAGAGGAAAATGGAGAACATTGTGGAGTTGGAAAGTGATCTAGACAAGCTGAAGTATGAGAAAGAGAAGTTACTTGCAGAAAAAGGGGAATATAACAGCAGCCTTCACCTTCTGAAAAAGCAGCTCGGAACCTTATACATGGATGTGTTCCGCAAATTACGTGACGAGGACGGCAATCCGTACTCTCATCAGGAGTACTCGCTTCAGCAGACAAAAGATGGCAATGTCTTCCTCGTCCCCAAAGCCAAGAAGATTGAGATTAAGGAAGAGCAGATTTag
- the NFE2L2 gene encoding nuclear factor erythroid 2-related factor 2 isoform X2 produces the protein MMEIELPPSKQSQQDMDLIDILWKQDIDLGVGREVFDYNQRQKEYELEKQKKLEKEHQEQLLKEQEKAYYSHLALDEETGEFIPVQQPAPMEAVLDTQTVTGSLQGKSHLERELSFDECLKMFTDTFQYEAPEMTFQAAMVPNSQINNSEGFNTQQPPIPDSLQSTTLTTELVEEIDQAWEELLSIPELQCLNSHIDSFGDLSLYSNSDSMTETSNDYIFHNPLLNLEKPAEDVAPVFPNDFVGSFASNVPTVNTNSTINIESFCDDLFNLVDPKETNVPLTTDNSGQSFTKLLNEPIDITDFSSCKAFNVNSPTECNDSDSGISINTSPCATSPGQSMSSSIYGDPHYGYSDSEMEDMDSTIETVQQNPAEKFPVPFADDTFYALSPLVPLDTCFDIEAQNPPENELPVKPDQSKAPFTKDKSISRLEARFSRDEQRAKALKVPFSVDKIVNLPVDDFNALMSKHQFNEAQLALIRDIRRRGKNKVAAQNCRKRKMENIVELESDLDKLKYEKEKLLAEKGEYNSSLHLLKKQLGTLYMDVFRKLRDEDGNPYSHQEYSLQQTKDGNVFLVPKAKKIEIKEEQI, from the exons GATATGGATCTCATTGACATCCTGTGGAAGCAAGACATTGATCTAGGTGTTGGTCGTGAAGTTTTTGACTACAACCAAAGACAGAAAGAATATGAGCTGGAAAAGCAAAAGAAGCTCGAAAAGGAGCATCAAGAACAGCTACTCAAGGAACAAGAAAAAGCATATTACTCCCATCTGGCTCTAGATGAGGAGACTGGAGAATTCATTCCCGTTCAGCAGCCGGCACCCATGGAGGCTGTGCTAGATACACAAACAGTCACAGGTTCCTTGCAG GGTAAATCTCATCTGGAGCGAGAACTCTCCTTTGATGAGTGCTTGAAGATGTTTACTGATACATTCCAGTATGAG GCACCAGAAATGACTTTCCAAGCTGCAATGGTTCCGAATTCTCAGATCAATAACAGCGAGGGCTTTAACACACAGCAGCCCCCTATACCAGACAGTTTGCAGAGCACTACCCTCACTACAGAACTCGTGGAAGAAATTGACCAAGCGTGGGAAGAATTGCTGTCTATCCCCGAGCTGCAG TGTCTGAACAGTCACATCGACAGCTTTGGTGACCTGAGCTTGTATTCAAATTCAGACTCCATGACTGAAACCTCAAACGACTACATATTTCACAATCCATTGCTGAACCTAGAAAAACCAGCAGAGGACGTCGCTCCTGTTTTCCCTAATGACTTTGTAGGTTCTTTTGCCTCTAATGTACCCACAGTGAACACAAATTCAACAATCAATATAGAATCATTTTGCGATGATCTTTTTAACCTTGTGGATCCCAAAGAGACCAATGTGCCTTTGACGACGGACAATTCGGGCCAGTCGTTCACTAAACTTCTAAATGAACCCATAGATATCACAGACTTTTCATCGTGTAAAGCATTTAATGTGAACAGTCCAACAGAATGTAACGATTCTGATTCAGGGATCTCCATTAACACAAGTCCATGTGCTACGTCACCTGGCCAGTCCATGAGTTCCTCTATATACGGAGACCCACATTATGGATACAGCGACTCCGAGATGGAAGATATGGACAGCACGATTGAAACTGTGCAACAAAATCCAGCAGAGAAATTTCCTGTGCCCTTTGCAGACGACACGTTCTACGCGCTCTCGCCTCTTGTACCCCTGGACACATGCTTTGACATAGAAGCTCAGAATCCACCAGAAAACGAACTACCGGTTAAACCGGATCAAAGTAAAGCTCCATTTACAAAAGACAAGTCAATAAGTCGCCTGGAAGCTCGTTTCAGTAGAGACGAGCAAAGAGCGAAAGCTCTAAAAGTACCGTTCTCTGTGGATAAAATTGTTAATCTTCCCGTGGATGACTTCAATGCCTTAATGTCCAAGCATCAGTTCAATGAAGCTCAGCTTGCTCTCATTCGAGACATACGCCGGCGTGGCAAAAACAAAGTAGCGGCTCAGAACTGCCGGAAGAGGAAAATGGAGAACATTGTGGAGTTGGAAAGTGATCTAGACAAGCTGAAGTATGAGAAAGAGAAGTTACTTGCAGAAAAAGGGGAATATAACAGCAGCCTTCACCTTCTGAAAAAGCAGCTCGGAACCTTATACATGGATGTGTTCCGCAAATTACGTGACGAGGACGGCAATCCGTACTCTCATCAGGAGTACTCGCTTCAGCAGACAAAAGATGGCAATGTCTTCCTCGTCCCCAAAGCCAAGAAGATTGAGATTAAGGAAGAGCAGATTTag